One window from the genome of Candidatus Didemnitutus sp. encodes:
- a CDS encoding N-6 DNA methylase gives MPSLAPKLRKDLENAVKRARRVAEAGAVKALEQLAVGHHEPWGSMKDPALRRLRNRLRAHGQQLGDARDAQRGTQSITRLKGEVAYEHWHRMLFARYLAENDLLIEPESGQAMTMDECRELAREQGKDWLPLACGFAQQMLPEIFRQGDPVLEVALPPETRSELEDVLNELPREVFVASDSLGWVYQFWQADQKEAVNKSENKIGADELPAVTQLFTEDYMVDFLLDNTLGAWWAGKILAANPALAENAQSEAELREACALPGCPWTYLRFVRPASDPQPSTLNSQPSWHPAAGTFPGWPKLAKELTCLDPCMGSGHFVVAMFERLVALRIAEEGLDEKAAVSAVIRDNLFGLELDPRCTQIAAFNLALAAWRRVGHCALPPMHLACSGLAPNARESDWLKLAGESDKLQRGMARLYRLFQNGPVLGSLINPRAGGEGNLIEAGFQELHPLLAKALAEESSDDSALEMAVTAQGIAKAAEILAGQFTLVATNVPYLGRGNQETILLDYCERVHPEGSADLATCFVERCHAFARDGGSAALVTPQSWLFLAAYKKLRKRLLNYTEWNAVARLGAHAFETIGGEVVNVSLIVHSCRTPMPPQSFIGLDVAADDSPVAKAKSLLGAAGSLTSQRQQLSNPDWIIQLGAESGLTRVKEFAFVRGGITSSDSPYFRRHFWEVNTRDSRWAFQQGTVWGTHDYSGRELVLLWEDGAGVLCKRAAGNGATIAGRDAWGRFGVAISKMSDLHVTLYSGEIFENVAFVLVPRNPDDLPALWSFCSSQNFKQAVRQVNQGLCVDPGYYEKAPFDLPHWQKVAAEKFPHGLPKPFSSDPTQWLFNSHPAGSDEPLQVAAARLVGYQWPRQTGSSFPDCPALGPDGLEKLADKDGIVCLSATKGEAPAADRLNAVLAAAFGAEWSAAKARELIAATGSSAKSLAEWLSDDFFAQHCELFHQRPFVWHIWDGLRGGFSALVNYHRLAGPDGAGQRTLEKLIYTYLGDWIDSQRKAKSDGVEGADARLTAAEHLRAQLELILKGEKPFDLFVRWKPLHAQPIGWNPDINDGVRLNIRPFMTAKPLSARGKNACILRVPPKGIKWDKDRGKEPERPKADFPWFWSWDGTTDDFKGGATFDGNRWNDCHYSLATKQAARERRGTK, from the coding sequence ATGCCCTCCCTCGCTCCCAAACTTCGCAAGGATCTCGAAAATGCCGTGAAACGGGCGCGCCGTGTCGCGGAGGCGGGCGCGGTGAAGGCGCTCGAACAGCTCGCGGTCGGACACCATGAGCCGTGGGGCAGCATGAAGGACCCGGCGCTCCGCCGTCTGCGCAACCGGCTGCGCGCGCACGGGCAGCAGCTCGGCGATGCCCGTGATGCCCAGCGGGGCACGCAGTCCATCACCCGGTTGAAGGGCGAGGTCGCCTACGAGCACTGGCACCGCATGCTCTTCGCTCGCTACCTCGCGGAGAATGATCTCCTGATCGAGCCCGAGTCGGGTCAGGCCATGACGATGGACGAGTGCCGCGAACTCGCCCGCGAGCAGGGCAAGGACTGGCTGCCGCTCGCCTGCGGTTTCGCTCAGCAGATGCTGCCCGAGATTTTCCGGCAGGGTGACCCGGTGCTCGAAGTCGCGCTCCCGCCGGAGACGCGTTCGGAATTGGAGGACGTGCTGAATGAGCTGCCGCGCGAGGTGTTTGTCGCCTCCGACAGCCTCGGCTGGGTCTATCAATTCTGGCAGGCCGACCAGAAGGAAGCGGTCAACAAGTCGGAGAACAAGATCGGCGCCGATGAGCTGCCGGCCGTCACGCAGCTGTTCACCGAGGACTACATGGTGGACTTCCTGCTCGATAACACGCTCGGCGCGTGGTGGGCCGGCAAGATCCTCGCCGCGAATCCCGCGCTGGCCGAGAACGCCCAGAGCGAAGCCGAACTCCGCGAAGCGTGCGCGCTGCCCGGCTGCCCGTGGACCTACCTCCGCTTCGTCCGGCCTGCCTCCGACCCTCAACCCTCAACCCTCAACTCTCAACCAAGCTGGCATCCTGCTGCCGGCACCTTTCCCGGCTGGCCGAAGCTGGCGAAGGAACTGACCTGCCTCGATCCCTGCATGGGCAGCGGGCATTTCGTCGTCGCGATGTTCGAGCGCCTGGTCGCGCTGCGGATCGCCGAGGAAGGGCTCGATGAGAAAGCCGCTGTCAGCGCGGTCATCCGCGACAACCTGTTCGGACTGGAACTCGACCCGCGGTGCACCCAGATCGCGGCCTTCAATCTCGCGCTCGCAGCGTGGCGGCGCGTGGGACACTGCGCGTTGCCGCCGATGCATCTCGCGTGCTCCGGCCTCGCGCCCAACGCCCGTGAATCGGATTGGCTGAAACTCGCTGGTGAGAGCGACAAGCTTCAGCGAGGCATGGCGCGACTTTATCGCCTGTTTCAAAACGGACCAGTGCTCGGGAGTCTCATCAATCCCCGGGCCGGTGGTGAAGGCAATCTGATCGAGGCGGGATTTCAGGAGCTACACCCGCTCCTGGCGAAGGCGCTAGCGGAGGAATCGTCGGATGACTCCGCACTGGAGATGGCCGTGACCGCGCAAGGTATTGCCAAGGCCGCGGAAATTCTTGCCGGTCAGTTCACGCTCGTCGCCACCAACGTGCCTTACCTCGGACGAGGCAATCAGGAGACAATTCTACTGGATTATTGCGAACGAGTTCACCCCGAGGGAAGCGCTGACCTCGCTACCTGCTTCGTCGAACGCTGCCATGCGTTCGCACGTGACGGAGGAAGCGCTGCGCTAGTCACTCCACAGAGTTGGCTATTCTTGGCGGCCTACAAAAAGCTAAGGAAACGGCTGTTGAACTATACCGAGTGGAACGCAGTAGCACGATTGGGCGCTCACGCGTTTGAGACAATTGGCGGCGAAGTCGTAAACGTGTCATTGATTGTTCACAGTTGCCGAACACCAATGCCCCCTCAGTCCTTCATCGGATTGGATGTAGCCGCGGACGATTCACCCGTCGCGAAAGCGAAGTCGCTTCTCGGTGCAGCGGGCTCTTTGACTAGCCAGCGGCAGCAATTGAGTAATCCAGACTGGATTATTCAGTTGGGTGCCGAATCCGGGCTCACGCGTGTGAAGGAATTTGCGTTCGTGCGGGGCGGCATAACATCGAGCGATTCACCGTATTTCCGCCGGCACTTCTGGGAGGTGAACACACGAGATAGCCGCTGGGCCTTCCAGCAAGGCACCGTCTGGGGAACACACGATTACTCAGGGCGCGAGCTTGTTCTACTCTGGGAAGACGGTGCTGGCGTTTTGTGCAAACGAGCCGCTGGTAACGGGGCAACCATCGCGGGACGAGATGCGTGGGGCCGATTTGGAGTGGCGATATCAAAAATGAGTGATCTCCATGTGACACTTTATTCTGGGGAGATTTTTGAAAACGTCGCTTTCGTCTTGGTTCCGCGTAATCCGGACGACCTGCCTGCCCTCTGGAGTTTCTGCTCCTCGCAGAATTTTAAGCAAGCGGTCCGACAAGTTAACCAGGGACTATGCGTCGACCCGGGTTACTACGAGAAGGCGCCCTTCGACCTACCGCACTGGCAGAAAGTGGCGGCAGAGAAATTTCCGCACGGGTTGCCGAAGCCGTTTTCCAGCGACCCGACGCAATGGCTCTTCAACAGCCACCCAGCAGGCTCGGACGAGCCGCTGCAGGTCGCCGCGGCCCGCCTTGTCGGCTATCAGTGGCCGCGCCAGACGGGATCGAGCTTCCCGGATTGTCCGGCCCTCGGTCCGGACGGTTTGGAGAAACTGGCCGACAAGGACGGCATCGTGTGCCTCTCCGCCACGAAGGGCGAGGCGCCCGCCGCGGATCGGTTGAATGCCGTGCTGGCCGCCGCGTTCGGGGCCGAGTGGTCCGCCGCCAAGGCCCGTGAACTCATCGCCGCCACCGGCTCCTCGGCCAAGTCCCTTGCGGAGTGGTTGAGCGACGATTTTTTTGCCCAGCACTGCGAGCTGTTCCACCAGCGTCCCTTCGTCTGGCACATTTGGGACGGCCTGCGCGGCGGCTTCAGCGCGCTCGTCAACTATCATCGCCTAGCGGGACCGGACGGCGCGGGCCAGCGCACGCTCGAAAAACTCATCTACACCTACCTCGGCGACTGGATCGACTCCCAGCGCAAGGCCAAGAGCGACGGCGTGGAAGGCGCCGACGCGCGCCTCACCGCCGCCGAGCACCTGCGGGCACAGCTTGAGCTGATCCTGAAAGGCGAAAAGCCCTTCGACCTCTTCGTCCGCTGGAAACCCCTGCATGCGCAGCCCATCGGCTGGAATCCCGACATCAACGACGGCGTCCGCCTCAACATCCGTCCGTTCATGACCGCCAAGCCCCTGAGCGCCCGCGGCAAAAACGCCTGCATCCTCCGCGTGCCTCCCAAGGGCATCAAGT